In a single window of the Rhizobiaceae bacterium genome:
- a CDS encoding spore coat U domain-containing protein — MRKIKYLALSVLMAATPVSQASAATVTTNLNVKITITNGCSVETPSDLDFGSEDLLDANIDEQTTLSVTCTNQAAYKVGLSAGTGSGATESVRKMTGGSETVSYGLYRDAARTLVWGDIAGTNFYSGTGNGDAQSLSIYGRVPPQVTPSARDYTDTVTVTVSF, encoded by the coding sequence GTGCGTAAAATCAAGTATTTGGCACTATCAGTGCTGATGGCTGCAACACCCGTCTCACAGGCGAGCGCCGCCACCGTGACCACCAACCTGAATGTCAAGATAACGATCACCAACGGCTGTTCGGTCGAAACGCCGTCCGATCTCGACTTCGGAAGTGAAGACCTTCTGGACGCAAATATCGACGAGCAGACCACGCTCAGCGTGACCTGCACGAACCAGGCGGCGTACAAGGTCGGCCTGAGCGCCGGCACCGGTTCGGGCGCGACCGAAAGCGTGCGCAAGATGACGGGCGGTTCGGAAACGGTCAGCTACGGGCTCTATCGCGACGCCGCCCGGACGCTCGTCTGGGGCGATATCGCCGGCACGAATTTCTATTCCGGCACCGGCAACGGCGACGCCCAGTCGCTCTCGATCTATGGCCGTGTGCCGCCGCAGGTCACGCCGAGCGCGCGGGACTATACGGACACCGTCACGGTTACGGTGTCGTTCTAG
- a CDS encoding molecular chaperone: MSRIVAALGALAILGAGIISACAASISVSPTTISLIAPAAASQVVLRNGAKEPVYVQIRVFKWSQVDGVEKLERTKAVVASPPTVKLSPDDEYVVRVVRLSKTPVRGEESYRLFVDELPQKLETRPNKINLVVRQSIPIFFTEDHAAEPKVAWSLSRAEGRTVLTGRNSGSMRLKITDLVLSSGGKPILKTNGLVGYVLGGSAMSFPLPGKVPTGTLDLSADSNMGKIKSSASLRGK, translated from the coding sequence ATGTCGCGGATCGTGGCGGCGCTCGGCGCGCTGGCGATACTCGGCGCAGGCATCATATCCGCCTGCGCCGCATCGATCAGCGTTTCACCGACGACGATAAGCCTCATTGCACCGGCCGCCGCTTCCCAGGTCGTTCTCAGGAACGGTGCCAAGGAGCCGGTCTATGTGCAGATTCGCGTGTTCAAATGGTCCCAGGTCGACGGCGTGGAGAAACTCGAACGGACCAAGGCGGTTGTCGCCAGTCCTCCGACGGTCAAGCTGTCTCCGGACGACGAATATGTCGTGCGGGTGGTGAGGCTCTCCAAGACTCCCGTTCGAGGTGAGGAAAGCTATCGATTGTTTGTCGATGAGCTGCCCCAGAAGCTGGAAACGAGGCCGAACAAGATCAATCTCGTCGTGCGGCAATCGATTCCGATATTCTTCACCGAAGACCATGCCGCCGAGCCAAAGGTGGCGTGGAGCCTGTCAAGAGCAGAGGGGCGGACGGTCCTGACTGGACGAAACTCCGGGTCGATGCGCCTGAAGATCACCGACCTCGTGCTGTCCAGCGGAGGCAAGCCGATCCTGAAAACCAATGGACTGGTTGGCTATGTGCTCGGGGGTTCGGCGATGTCGTTTCCGCTGCCGGGGAAAGTCCCGACCGGAACGCTGGACCTCAGCGCAGACAGCAATATGGGGAAAATAAAGTCCTCGGCTTCGCTGAGGGGGAAGTAG
- a CDS encoding fimbria/pilus outer membrane usher protein — MTPVPIVRVTGVENLLPDGDILHAERSNRPLAAAGATAPGRRWPQVLHSLFAGLALLATALLGLLADVHAAAGQEPSGEQATPPAASTGEVNETGVRDLYLEVFINGKSTNLIGHFVELPDGELVVEPDELTEVGIKPMDTAINEDGFVVLSRLSALTYRMDETSQRLDFETGADGRATHVLDLKDDEPDKRPGAASSFGSVVNYSLFAATNNLQEADETGILSGVSGNFDARVFSPYGVLENSFVASYTDGPMRGLTRGATTWSYADTKRAVSYRAGDIVSGGLSWTRPVYLGGVQVERNFGLRPDLVTLPMPSFKGSAAVPSTIQVFTQNAMTYSGSLDEGPFEINNMPVYAGAGEARVILTDSLGRETEASLPFFISSEMLAKGLWDFSAEVGFPKRDTGLESFNYDGDIYGVASARYGLSNRLTLEGHTEIGQNLLNGGLGATFPLFQFGSMSLAGAGSYSDGEVGTLASASIELAYRDWNVMGRVQRTFGSYKDIASLTATSQSETYGTEQVFDSPDTPRTVIQAALGIPSPIDFSSLSLAYTQIETDDGEDSRIVSLSSTHQLMGKYSLYASAFVDLDQDDQFGVYAGVSFPLGQDMNSEFYMESGSDNTDVGAEVSKSEKNEIGSYGWRIRAVQGESEVREATGSYRTRWGRAEAGIDQGDGQMRATAEFDGAVAMVGSDVFASGRIDDAFAAIDVGAPGVEVFHQNRLVGKSDYRGKMLVPDMVSNEKNTIAINPDGLPIDAQISATKTIVVPAWKSGVHVDFGVAENVGAAIVTLVDEEGSPLEVGLGGQLEGGDDFIIGYDGQAYLSGLHETNRVTVRTGYEQSCTATFGFTPSKDEQSAIENVVCR; from the coding sequence ATGACACCAGTTCCAATCGTTCGCGTGACCGGAGTTGAAAACCTGCTTCCAGACGGGGACATTCTCCATGCGGAGCGATCAAATCGGCCTTTGGCAGCCGCCGGTGCAACCGCACCGGGAAGGCGGTGGCCGCAGGTGCTGCATTCGCTGTTTGCCGGACTGGCGCTGCTTGCGACGGCTTTGCTGGGATTGCTTGCCGATGTTCATGCGGCAGCGGGACAGGAGCCGTCCGGCGAGCAGGCCACGCCGCCTGCAGCATCGACCGGCGAAGTGAACGAAACCGGCGTGCGCGACCTTTATCTGGAGGTGTTCATCAATGGCAAATCCACGAACCTGATCGGCCATTTCGTCGAGCTGCCAGACGGTGAGCTGGTGGTGGAGCCGGACGAACTGACGGAGGTCGGGATCAAGCCGATGGACACGGCGATCAATGAGGACGGGTTCGTGGTCCTTAGCCGGCTGTCCGCGCTGACTTACCGCATGGATGAGACTAGCCAGAGGCTCGACTTCGAGACCGGCGCCGATGGGCGGGCCACGCATGTCCTCGACCTGAAGGATGACGAGCCAGATAAAAGGCCCGGCGCTGCGTCCAGCTTCGGCTCGGTCGTGAACTATTCGCTTTTCGCCGCCACGAACAATTTGCAGGAGGCGGATGAGACAGGGATTCTTTCCGGCGTGTCGGGGAATTTCGATGCGCGTGTTTTCTCACCCTACGGCGTGCTCGAGAACAGCTTTGTCGCCTCCTATACCGATGGCCCGATGCGCGGCCTCACGCGAGGCGCGACGACATGGAGCTACGCGGACACCAAGCGGGCGGTTTCCTACCGTGCGGGCGACATTGTCTCTGGCGGCCTGTCATGGACGCGTCCGGTCTATCTGGGAGGGGTGCAGGTCGAGAGGAATTTCGGCCTGAGGCCGGACCTCGTCACCTTGCCGATGCCGAGTTTCAAGGGCAGCGCGGCTGTTCCATCCACCATCCAGGTTTTTACGCAGAACGCGATGACCTATTCGGGCTCGCTGGACGAAGGGCCTTTTGAAATCAACAACATGCCGGTCTATGCGGGGGCTGGCGAAGCGCGTGTGATCCTGACGGACAGCCTTGGCCGCGAGACCGAAGCGAGCCTTCCCTTTTTCATTTCGAGCGAGATGCTGGCAAAGGGTTTGTGGGATTTTTCGGCGGAGGTCGGCTTTCCCAAGCGCGATACGGGCCTCGAATCGTTCAACTATGACGGCGACATATACGGCGTGGCCAGCGCCCGATACGGCCTGTCGAACCGCCTCACTCTGGAAGGCCACACGGAAATCGGCCAGAACCTGCTCAACGGCGGTCTGGGCGCGACGTTTCCGCTGTTCCAGTTCGGCTCGATGTCGCTTGCGGGCGCAGGCAGCTACAGCGACGGAGAGGTCGGCACATTGGCGAGCGCAAGCATCGAACTGGCCTACAGGGATTGGAACGTGATGGGCAGGGTGCAGCGCACCTTCGGGTCCTACAAGGACATCGCCTCCCTTACGGCAACCTCGCAGTCGGAGACCTATGGCACCGAGCAGGTGTTCGACAGCCCCGACACGCCGCGAACGGTGATTCAGGCCGCGCTCGGCATTCCGAGCCCGATCGATTTTTCCAGCCTGAGCCTCGCATACACCCAGATCGAGACGGACGATGGAGAGGACAGCCGCATCGTCAGCCTCTCGTCGACCCATCAATTGATGGGCAAATATTCGCTCTATGCATCCGCCTTTGTCGATCTCGACCAGGATGACCAGTTTGGCGTCTATGCGGGTGTGTCCTTCCCCTTGGGCCAGGACATGAATTCGGAGTTCTACATGGAAAGCGGTTCGGACAACACCGACGTCGGCGCCGAGGTTTCGAAGTCCGAAAAGAATGAGATCGGCAGCTATGGTTGGCGCATCAGGGCAGTTCAGGGCGAGAGTGAGGTGCGCGAAGCGACGGGAAGCTATCGTACGCGCTGGGGGCGGGCCGAGGCCGGTATCGATCAGGGCGATGGCCAGATGCGCGCCACCGCCGAGTTTGACGGCGCGGTCGCCATGGTCGGTTCGGACGTCTTTGCGAGCGGTCGCATAGACGATGCGTTCGCAGCCATCGATGTCGGCGCGCCGGGCGTCGAAGTGTTTCATCAGAATCGCCTTGTCGGCAAGTCCGACTATCGCGGCAAAATGCTGGTCCCGGACATGGTGTCGAATGAAAAGAACACCATCGCCATCAATCCCGACGGGCTGCCGATCGATGCCCAAATCTCCGCCACAAAGACCATTGTCGTGCCTGCCTGGAAGAGCGGCGTGCATGTCGATTTCGGTGTGGCCGAGAATGTCGGCGCGGCCATCGTGACGCTGGTGGACGAAGAGGGCAGTCCTTTGGAAGTGGGGCTGGGTGGCCAGCTTGAGGGCGGCGACGACTTCATCATCGGCTATGACGGGCAGGCCTATCTGTCCGGCCTGCACGAGACGAACAGGGTCACGGTGCGTACGGGCTATGAGCAGAGCTGCACCGCGACGTTCGGGTTTACGCCGTCGAAAGACGAACAATCCGCGATTGAGAACGTCGTTTGCAGGTAG
- a CDS encoding spore coat U domain-containing protein, giving the protein MKLPGVNTCPLVARLVAALFAIGLSTACASAQSCNFTFQDVNFGDVTDAATDITSSFTGDCTGTSGRTIVICPSIGSGSGGVTTGNPRLLKSTSGSDTVDYQLYSDASRSIIWGSALWGNPQRPPMILATLNGGGYASISRTIFSRYFAGQATVVPATYNSNFTGADGRINYKYYNNELDCSDVSGWKTDSDSFNIKAQRDRYCEVSSTDVNFGSVSSLSSTINGQGSLSIKCTPTTTYRIRLLNGQNYSGGKRRMRLNSQYVQYELYSDVQRTSRWGNNDSQDVSATGTGFNQSFPVYGQVPAQTTPNFGTYTDIVVVNVIY; this is encoded by the coding sequence ATGAAACTCCCCGGCGTCAACACCTGTCCACTCGTCGCGCGGCTGGTCGCTGCGCTGTTTGCGATCGGTCTGTCGACTGCGTGCGCATCAGCGCAAAGCTGCAACTTCACCTTTCAGGATGTGAATTTCGGTGACGTGACGGATGCGGCGACCGACATCACCTCTTCATTCACGGGAGATTGCACGGGAACGTCGGGGCGAACGATCGTGATATGCCCGAGTATCGGCAGCGGTTCAGGAGGTGTTACGACCGGCAATCCCCGCTTGCTCAAGTCGACCTCGGGGTCGGATACGGTAGACTACCAGCTTTATTCCGATGCGAGCCGGTCGATCATCTGGGGGTCGGCGCTCTGGGGCAACCCGCAACGGCCTCCGATGATATTGGCGACCTTGAACGGCGGCGGATATGCATCGATTTCGCGCACGATCTTTTCACGCTATTTTGCCGGCCAGGCGACGGTGGTTCCTGCAACATACAATTCGAATTTCACGGGGGCCGATGGTCGGATCAACTACAAATATTACAACAATGAGCTCGATTGCAGCGATGTTTCGGGATGGAAGACGGATTCGGATTCATTCAACATCAAGGCGCAGCGTGACCGATACTGCGAAGTTTCCTCGACGGACGTCAATTTCGGGTCGGTGAGCAGCCTCAGCAGCACAATCAACGGGCAGGGCTCTCTGTCGATCAAATGCACGCCGACCACGACATACAGGATAAGGCTTCTGAACGGGCAGAACTACTCGGGCGGCAAGCGGAGAATGCGCCTCAATTCGCAATATGTTCAGTACGAGCTTTACAGTGATGTCCAACGCACATCGCGATGGGGCAACAATGACAGCCAGGACGTGAGCGCGACCGGCACGGGTTTCAATCAGAGCTTTCCGGTCTACGGTCAGGTGCCCGCGCAGACCACGCCGAACTTCGGGACCTATACCGACATCGTCGTCGTCAACGTCATTTATTGA
- a CDS encoding AI-2E family transporter codes for MKSAQLALVLIATILFVAVMRIAGSVFAPLAFALFIIALAWPVQRRMQEAMPRALALALTFLGVVLVVLGFASLVAWAFGRVGRWLISDAARFQQIYDQIRLWLEAHGIAVAVLWSDNFSATWMLRTVQSLSGRLNTTITFWFVTLVYVLLGLMEVEPFARRAKGLKNRTVAGVLLAGSRLTSEKILRYMLVRTAMSLLTGLLVWLFARAIGLSLAEEWGFIAFVLNYIPFLGPLIATLLPTLFAMTQFDNWESVAGVFICLNLIQSVIGSYVEPRVSGSALSMSPLIVLFSVFFWAYVWGIFGAFIGVPISIAILAFCAQHPSSAWLAQLFGSDKAEAQ; via the coding sequence ATGAAATCCGCCCAACTGGCGCTGGTGCTGATCGCGACGATCCTGTTTGTCGCGGTTATGCGCATTGCAGGCTCGGTTTTCGCGCCGCTCGCCTTCGCGCTTTTCATCATCGCACTGGCATGGCCCGTGCAACGCCGCATGCAGGAGGCAATGCCAAGGGCGCTCGCTCTGGCGCTTACCTTTCTTGGCGTCGTTCTTGTCGTTCTCGGCTTTGCCTCGCTCGTCGCCTGGGCGTTCGGACGGGTCGGTCGCTGGCTGATCTCCGACGCGGCGCGCTTCCAGCAGATCTACGACCAGATCCGCCTATGGCTGGAGGCGCACGGCATTGCAGTAGCCGTCCTGTGGTCGGACAATTTCAGCGCGACATGGATGCTGCGCACAGTACAGAGCCTCAGCGGACGCTTGAACACGACCATCACGTTCTGGTTCGTGACGCTGGTCTACGTCCTGCTGGGTCTCATGGAGGTCGAGCCTTTCGCGCGGCGCGCCAAGGGCCTGAAAAACCGGACGGTCGCCGGCGTGCTGCTTGCCGGAAGCCGGCTTACCTCCGAAAAGATCCTTCGTTACATGCTGGTGCGCACCGCCATGAGCCTGCTCACAGGATTGCTCGTCTGGTTGTTCGCCCGTGCGATCGGCCTGTCGCTGGCGGAGGAATGGGGCTTCATCGCATTCGTGCTGAACTATATTCCCTTTCTCGGGCCGCTTATCGCGACGCTTTTACCGACGCTCTTCGCCATGACCCAATTCGACAATTGGGAGTCAGTCGCCGGGGTGTTCATCTGCCTCAACCTCATCCAGTCGGTGATCGGCAGCTATGTCGAACCGCGCGTTTCGGGTTCGGCGCTGTCCATGTCTCCGCTGATCGTGCTGTTTTCGGTATTCTTCTGGGCCTATGTGTGGGGCATATTCGGCGCGTTCATCGGCGTGCCGATCAGCATTGCGATCCTCGCCTTCTGCGCACAGCATCCTTCGAGCGCATGGCTTGCCCAATTGTTCGGCAGCGACAAGGCCGAGGCTCAATAA
- a CDS encoding amidohydrolase family protein, with protein MLRIGGKYQHLVHGLGCACHSPELQAASRRLDAFSRRSFLAGLAASAAVGAGSRRSYAQAAEPPSKIALTNARIFDGLSNTLQTGAQVLIEGSRIAAIDTTNAQPPADARVIDCGDRVLMPGLIDAHWHTLYAAVPLNILMTGDLGLVFTTSTAEAERTLMRGFTTVRDLGSPVFSFKQAIDTGIIPGPRIYPSGAMITTSGGHGDLRMPYDIPRDAGQLSLSERMGSSAIADSEGDLKMRIREQLLQGASQVKLVGGGGVSSPRSPLDISTFSEDEIRAGVEVARDWNTYVTVHAYAPNTVQRALKAGATCIEHAHLMDEETARMIAEKDVWLSMQPFLSNDDVAAQSGPSAERARQLFAATPRVYGFVKKYGIKTAWGSDVLFSPALTPRQNFMLTHLSNWYSNAEALRMATSVNGELLALSNLRNPYPGKLGVIEKDAFADLLVVDGNPLDDIRLIEDPGKNFAVIMKDGVVHKNTL; from the coding sequence ATGCTGAGAATTGGCGGAAAGTACCAGCATCTCGTCCATGGGCTTGGCTGTGCATGCCACAGTCCCGAATTGCAGGCAGCTTCAAGACGCCTCGACGCATTCTCGCGAAGAAGCTTTCTGGCCGGGCTCGCCGCGTCGGCGGCTGTCGGGGCAGGCTCGCGGCGCAGCTACGCGCAGGCGGCGGAACCGCCGTCGAAAATCGCGCTCACCAATGCGCGCATATTCGATGGCCTTTCCAACACGCTGCAAACGGGCGCGCAGGTGCTGATCGAAGGAAGCCGAATCGCCGCGATCGACACGACGAATGCGCAACCGCCCGCCGACGCGCGTGTCATCGATTGCGGCGACCGCGTTCTGATGCCCGGCCTTATCGATGCGCATTGGCATACGCTCTATGCCGCCGTACCGCTGAACATTCTGATGACAGGCGATCTTGGCCTGGTTTTCACGACCTCCACCGCCGAGGCCGAGCGCACGCTGATGCGCGGTTTCACGACCGTACGCGACCTCGGCAGCCCGGTATTCTCCTTCAAGCAGGCAATCGATACCGGCATCATCCCGGGGCCGCGCATCTATCCGTCAGGCGCGATGATCACCACATCCGGCGGGCATGGCGATCTGCGGATGCCATATGACATCCCCCGCGACGCCGGACAGTTGAGCCTGAGCGAAAGGATGGGCAGTTCGGCCATCGCCGACAGCGAAGGCGACCTCAAAATGAGGATTCGCGAGCAATTGCTGCAGGGCGCGTCGCAGGTCAAGCTGGTCGGTGGCGGCGGCGTTTCGTCCCCGCGCAGCCCGCTCGACATTTCCACCTTTAGCGAAGACGAGATCCGCGCAGGCGTCGAGGTGGCGCGCGACTGGAATACCTATGTGACGGTTCATGCCTACGCTCCGAACACCGTGCAGCGCGCATTGAAGGCTGGAGCCACCTGCATCGAACACGCCCATCTGATGGACGAGGAAACCGCGCGCATGATCGCGGAAAAAGACGTCTGGCTGAGCATGCAGCCATTTCTCAGCAACGACGATGTTGCCGCGCAAAGCGGCCCCAGCGCCGAGCGCGCCCGGCAGCTTTTCGCAGCCACGCCGCGCGTTTACGGCTTCGTCAAGAAATACGGCATCAAGACCGCATGGGGGTCGGACGTCCTGTTCTCGCCTGCCCTGACCCCGCGCCAGAACTTCATGCTGACGCATCTGTCCAACTGGTACAGCAATGCAGAGGCCCTTCGCATGGCGACATCGGTCAACGGGGAACTGCTTGCGCTCTCGAACCTGCGCAATCCCTACCCCGGCAAGCTGGGCGTCATCGAGAAGGACGCCTTCGCCGACCTTCTGGTCGTTGACGGCAATCCGCTGGACGACATCCGGCTCATCGAAGACCCCGGAAAGAACTTCGCCGTCATCATGAAGGATGGCGTCGTACACAAGAACACGCTCTGA